Proteins encoded by one window of Blautia luti:
- the phoU gene encoding phosphate signaling complex protein PhoU, whose amino-acid sequence MAKYFERQLEELHVQLITLGSYCEKAISFSAKAIQNVQNEEIARQVFETDRDIDAKEREIENLCLSLLLHQHPVARDLREISSALKMVSDMERIGDQAADIADLSLYIAKNTSAIPDTITQMAEDTVRMVTESVDAFVKNDLELCRNVIDRDDVVDHAFNEIKEKLADMIYGGKLDAKTGLDLLMTAKYFERIGDHAVNIAEWVEYSITGQHRNNEHQDYNNN is encoded by the coding sequence ATGGCAAAGTATTTCGAGAGACAGCTGGAAGAACTGCATGTCCAGCTTATTACACTTGGAAGCTACTGTGAGAAAGCAATTTCGTTTTCAGCAAAAGCGATCCAGAATGTACAGAATGAGGAAATCGCCCGCCAGGTTTTTGAGACGGACAGAGATATTGATGCGAAAGAAAGAGAAATTGAGAATCTGTGCCTGAGTCTTTTACTTCATCAGCATCCTGTAGCAAGAGATCTGAGAGAAATTTCTTCTGCGCTTAAAATGGTTTCTGATATGGAACGTATCGGTGACCAGGCGGCAGATATTGCAGATCTGTCACTATATATTGCCAAAAACACCAGCGCCATACCGGATACGATCACACAGATGGCAGAAGATACTGTGCGCATGGTAACAGAGAGTGTAGATGCTTTTGTAAAAAATGATCTGGAGCTGTGCAGAAATGTTATTGACAGAGATGATGTAGTGGATCATGCTTTCAATGAGATCAAAGAAAAACTTGCAGATATGATCTACGGAGGAAAACTGGATGCCAAGACAGGTCTGGATCTTCTTATGACTGCCAAATATTTCGAGCGTATAGGAGATCATGCGGTAAATATTGCGGAATGGGTGGAATATTCCATCACAGGACAGCACAGAAATAATGAACATCAGGATTATAACAATAATTAA
- the pstB gene encoding phosphate ABC transporter ATP-binding protein PstB, with amino-acid sequence MSNNAKITVENMNLYYGKFHALKNINMEIPEKEITAFIGPSGCGKSTLLKSLNRMNDLVEGCVITGKVELDGEDIYGDMDVNLLRKRVGMVFQKPNPFPMSIYDNIAYGPRTHGIRSKAKLDDIVEKSLRDAAIWDEVKDRLKKSALGMSGGQQQRLCIARALAVQPEVLLMDEPTSALDPISTSKIEELTMELKKDYTIVMVTHNMQQATRISDKTAFFLLGEVIEFADTDKLFSMPADKRTEDYITGRFG; translated from the coding sequence ATGAGTAATAACGCAAAAATAACAGTTGAAAATATGAATTTATATTACGGGAAATTCCATGCTTTAAAGAATATAAACATGGAGATTCCAGAGAAAGAAATCACAGCTTTTATCGGACCAAGTGGATGTGGTAAATCCACTCTGCTGAAGTCTTTAAACCGTATGAATGACCTGGTAGAAGGATGTGTGATCACCGGTAAAGTAGAACTTGACGGTGAAGATATTTACGGTGATATGGATGTGAATCTGCTTCGAAAAAGAGTGGGAATGGTGTTCCAGAAACCAAATCCATTTCCAATGAGTATCTACGATAATATCGCATATGGGCCAAGAACTCACGGTATCCGATCCAAAGCGAAACTGGATGATATTGTAGAGAAATCTCTTCGTGATGCCGCAATCTGGGACGAAGTAAAAGACCGTTTAAAGAAGAGTGCGTTGGGAATGTCGGGTGGTCAGCAGCAGAGACTCTGCATTGCCAGAGCTCTGGCAGTTCAGCCGGAAGTGCTTCTGATGGATGAACCGACATCTGCACTTGATCCTATCTCAACTTCCAAGATTGAGGAGCTGACGATGGAGTTAAAGAAGGATTATACCATTGTAATGGTAACTCATAATATGCAGCAGGCGACCCGAATTTCTGATAAAACAGCCTTCTTCTTATTGGGAGAAGTTATTGAATTTGCAGATACAGATAAGCTGTTTTCCATGCCTGCAGATAAGCGTACTGAGGATTATATTACAGGAAGGTTTGGTTGA